The Candidatus Omnitrophota bacterium region CGCCGTCGACATCCAGCGACGAAAGGGCCTTCAGGACCTTAGAAGATGCCTTTCGTATATACTCTAAGCTGCTCGGTAGTTTGAGAACTGTTTTTCGCGTTCTATTCTTTAAAAACACCGATTGACCTAAATTTATCATACCTCATATCCAAAAGCTTCTCTTTAGATATATGCCCCAGGACCGCGAGATCCTTTTTTATAGTGGATTTTATATTATCCGCCGTCTCCTGTGGGCCCCTGTGGGCGCCGCCGAGCGGTTCTTTTATTATACCATCAATGATCTTCATTTCAAGCAAATCCTTGGCCGTAAGTTTAAGAGACGCGGCAGCTTCCGGGGATTTCGAACGCTCTTTCCATAATATCGCGGCGCACCCTTCCGGGGATATGACAGAATAATAAGCGTTCTCCAGCACATAGACCTTATCCCCTATGCCTATGCCGAGGGCTCCCCCCGAGCCGCCTTCTCCTATCACGAAGACCACGACAGGCGTCTTAAGCGTCGTCATCTCCCTGAGGTTATAGGCGATGGCCTCGGCCTGCCCCCTCTCTTCCGCGCCGATCCCCGGGTATGCCCCGGGCGTATCTATGAAGACGACTACGGGCAGCGAAAACTTCTCGGCTATATTCATCACCCTCATGGCCTTGCGGTAGCCTTCGGGATTTGCGCATCCGAAATTCCTCTCAAGGTTCTCCTTGGTGTCCCTGCCCTTCTGGTGGCCTATGACCACGACCTTTTCGCCGTCAACCCTGGCCAGGCCGCATACGATCGCTTTGTCGTCGGCGAAATGCCTGTCACCGTGGATCTCCATGAAGTCCGTCATCATCATCTCGATGTAGTCCAGTGTATACGGCCTCTTCGGGTGGCGCGCCAGCTGGACCCTCTGCCACGGGGTCAGGTTATCGTATATATCTTTTTTGATAGAGGCGAGCTTCTCTTCGAGCCGCTTCACCTCGCCGGTTATATCCAGGTCCTCGCGCGCGGTAAATCCCTTGAGCTCATCGATCTTACGCTCCAGCTCTACGATCGGCTTTTCGAAGTCAAGTCCCGGCATAGCCATCTAAAGACGCACCCTGCCTTTCATATCATCAGTCAATGATCAATACTTCAGTACCCGCAGGCACTATGGTGTAGAGCTCCTCGACATCGGAGTTCTTCAGCCTTACGCATCCGGCCGTAACCTGTTTTCCTATCGATTGGGGCTCCGTGGTCCCGTGTATCCCGTATCCGGGCTTGGAGATCCCAAGCCACCTTGAACCGAGTATGTTCTTGGGGTCATCTGCCGGTATCACCGCGCCCGTCGTGTACCACGTGGGTGAAACGATCTTATTTGTTATGGTGAAAGTGCCGGTGGGGGTGGAAAAATCCTTTCCCGTCGAAACACCGTATGTCTTCATCACGTTGCCGTCGGCCTTAAGTGTGAGTATGTTCTGGGACTTATCCACGACGATACTGAATTTCAACTTTGTCACCTTCAGCCTCTTCCCTATCCTGATCGTATTGTCCCGGATACCGTTCGATGTGGCAATGAGCTCGACCGTAGTGCCGAATCTCCTGGCGAGCTTCGTCAGCGTGTCGCCTTTCTGGACTTCATACAGGAAAGAATCTTCGGTGACGAGCGGCGAGAAGAGTATCCTGATATTCAGGTTATCGAGCGATTCCTGTACCTTCGTTATATTGCCCGAATTTGGGAACTTCTCCATTATCTTCTGATATAGCTCTTTCGCCTTTAAGGTGTCGCGCCGCGACTCGTAGATAGCCGCCTCTTCGAAAAGGGCCGACTCCGCTTCTTTAGAATCGGGGTTCCTGGATACGATCTCTTCGAGCCTGGCTATAGCGCTATCGGTATCGGACTGTGTCGCTACGGCCTTTGCGGGTCCCGGCGACTCCCCGGTCACCGGCACGATGGCGGCCGGCTTATCCCGGCGGGCGCATGAGGCGATACGCAGCGACAAAAATAAGACGACGATCGTCACGATGACGACGCCGCCTATGACCATCATCTTTTTTGGCATATCCATATTCCTCTATTTATACAGAAGGAGGGAGACGAAGACACCGAGAAACATGCCTGCCCACACCTCTACCGGAGTGTGGCCTATGAACTCTTTCAGTTTCGTCTCGTCCATACGTTTTTTCCAGTAAATATCATCGAGCATCTTATTCAGTATCTCGGCCTGCCTGCCGGCCGAGTGCCTCACCCCCTGGGCGTCGAACAGGACGACTATGGCAAATGTCAGGGCAATGGCAAAGATCGCGGAATCGAAACCGTAGGTGGTTCCGATAGATGTCGCAAGCGCCGAAGCGCCCGCCGCATGCGCGCTGGGCATACCGCCTGTCCCTACGAACCAGCGGAAATTGAACTTCTTTTCCCTGATTATGCCGAGGACGACCTTGATGCACTGGGCGGTTATCCAGGCCACAACGCATGTCCAGAAGACATAATTCCTGCCGATCTCTACCATGTCTATCATATATGGATATTATGTTATTTAGTTAAATATTATAATATAGACGGTATTATATTACAAGGGGATATTAATAAACGGTTCCGGATCGGAGATCCTTCACGGGAATACCGGTAGGAGCGGCGGCGGTTATCCTCTTATAAGGGAGAGCGTCTCGGCGCGCGTCTTCTCGTTCTTCCTGAAGATGCCCCGCACGGCGCTGGTCACCGTCAGGACGCCGGGTTTCTTCACCCCGCGCATGCTCATGCACAGGTGCTCCGCCTCTATCACCACAAAGACCCCTTTGGGTTTCAATTTACGCATTATCGTCTCGGCGATATCGGTCGTAAGCCGTTCCTGGACCTGCAGCCGTTTTGAAAATATGTCCACGACCCTCGCCAATTTGCTCAATCCGGTGACCCTGTTATCTTTCGGTATATACGCTACGTGGGCCCGGCCGAAGAACGGGAGGAGGTGGTGTTCACAGATGGAATAGAGCGGTATATCTTTCAAAAGTATTATCTCGTCATGGTCTTTTTCGAATACTACCTCCAATTCCTTCTCCGGATCGGCGCCGGAGCCGCCCAGTATCTCTTCGTACATCTCGGCAACCCTCGCCGGGGTATTCCTGATATCGGGCCTCTTCGGATCCTCTCCCACCGCTATGAGTATCTCCCTCACCGCCTTCTCTATACGCTTTTTATCCATCATATCCCTCATTTCCCTATGCAGAACTGTTCGAATATCCTGTCGAGCACTTCGTCCGAAACCGATGAACCGACGATGAGCCCGGTACTGAAGACCGCTTCTTTAAGGTCGATGGCAACGAGCTCCGGACCCTGGCGAGCGCGCAGCCCTTTACATACAGATAACATACGGTCGAGCGCCTTGTCAAGCAACTCTTTATGCCGGGCATTGGTCACCATGGCCCCTTCGCCCTGCACAAACCCTCCGTGCCAGACCGCCTCCGCTATTAGGCCTTCGAGCTCCTTGATATTCTTCCTCTTCTCTACGGATATCTCTATTGTCCTGTCACCTTTGAAGAGGCGGCTTATGCGCGAGGCGCTTATCTTCCTCGCGAGGTCCGTCTTATTTATTACGACTATCTTCTTTTTGCCGCCCAGCGCGCATATGACATCCATATCCTTCCCGTCTATCCTGCCGGAACCGTCGAGGACAAGAAGCGCGATATCGGCCGCTTCCATATACCTCCTGCTCCGCCTGACCCCCTCCCTCTCAGCCGCATCCCCCGTCTCGGTGATCCCGGCGGTATCGGCCAACCGTATGGGGATGCCCTTCAGGTTTATCATCTCTTCAACGGCATCCCTGGTGGTGCCCGGCTCAGGCGTCACTATGACGCGGTCGCGCTTCAGGAGAAGGTTCATCAGGCTCGATTTCCCGACATTCGGCTTCCCGCATATGACCGCCAGGACGCCCTCGCGCAGTATCGCCCCTTCGTCGAAAGTGGCCGATAGCTCTTTCAGCTCCCTGACTATCCCCTCCGCCTTCTTTATGAGGCCGCCCTCGCGGGCTATCCGGGCCTCTTCATCCGGAAAATCTATCGAAACCTCTATGTGCGAAGCTACATCTACCATGGCATCCCGTATCCCGTTCACCCTCTCGGAAAGGCCCCCTTCGAGTTGGCCCATAGCTGCCCTGACCGAACGTTCGGTCTTTGCCCTTATCACATCGAGGACCGCCTCTGCCTGGACCAGGTCTATCCTCCCGTTCATGAAGGCCCTTTTGGTAAATTCGCCCGGTTGGGCGACCCTCGCGCCGCATCGGACCGTGAGCTCAAGGACATTCTTGGCCGCCTGTATCCCGCCGTGGCAGTTTATCTCTACGACATCTTCTTTCGTATAACTCTTCGGCGCGCGCATAACGGTCAGGAGGACTTCGTCGACGATCTTGCTCTTGCGATTTTTCGTAGCTGTGGACCGTGGACCATGGACTGTGGCCCCTACGACATGCCCATAATGCACCGTGTACGTCCGGAAAGCTGAAGGCCTCTTCCCGTCTTTCGGAACGAATATCTTACCGGCGATCTTAAGCGCGGCCGGGCCGCTTAGGCGCACGATCGCTATGCCGCCTTCGCCTATCGGCGTAGATATGGCCGCGATCGTATCGTCCATACTACCTGGGCGCATAATGCTTCCCCTCCGCCGGGGCCGAAGGCTGCGCGATGAGCAATTCCCTTGCCTCTCCGACCACGAATAATGAGCCGGTGACGAGGATGAGGCTCTCTTTCTTTGCCCTCAGCCGCGCCTCCCGCAACGCATCCCTTACGTTACCGGTCAGTAAGATATCTCTTCTTCCCGGCGCCCTCATGTTCCTCTCCGAATCCATGATCCCTTTCATGACGGAAGGATCGAGCGCGCGTTCCGTAACTTTTGACTTCGTCAGTATCACCAGGCCGCTTAAAGGCAGAAGTTCCTCCAGTATGCCCCTTATGTCCTTGTCCTTACAGACCCCCAATACCAGGATGAGCTCGCCGTATGTAAATATCTTCTTCACCGCCCGGGCCAGGGCATGAGCGCTGGCCCGGTTCTGCGCGCCGTCGAGGACTATGAACGGGGAGCGGCCGGCTATCTCGAACCGCCCCTCCCACCTGGCCGTCCTGACACCGTCTATGACCGCCTCTCCGGCCACCGATATGCCGCGCAGCTTCAGCGCCTCTATGACCCCTATGGCAACCGCGGCGTTCACAACCTGGTGAGGACCGAGAAGGGATGATTCAAGACCCGGATATTCGTTGAATAAACCGCTTACATCGAACCGCTGCTTCTCGTGATCTGTCTCCCGTTCGCGGAATGTCAGGTCCCTCCCTGCCAGGAAAAGTTTTGCCCTCTTCTCCCGGCATACTTCATCGATCACCTTGAGCGCCTCGGGCTCCTGCGGGCCGGAGACACAGAGCGAGCCGTCCTTTATGATACCCGCCTTTTCAAATGCTATCTCCCTCAACGTGCTGCCCAGCTTCTGCGTATGCTCGTAACTTATGGGTGTGATAGCAAGGACGAGCGGTTCGATGATATTGGTCGCGTCCAGCCGCCCGCCGAGGCCGGTCTCATAAACGGCGATATCGGCCTTCTTCTCCTTGAAATAGATATACGCGAGCATCGTATATACCTCGAAGAAGGAAGGTATGTCATCGCCCATCTTATCGACGGCGGCCTTTATGACGCCCAGTATCCCGGCGACGTCTCCTTCGCTTATCAGTTCGTCGTTCACTCTTATGCGTTCCCTGAAAGATACAAGGTGGGGAGACGTGTAAAGGCCTGCCTTGAAACCGTGGGCTTTAAGTATGGAGTGGATGAACGCCGCGGTGGAGCCCTTGCCCTTGGTGCCGGCGATATGGATCGCTTTCGTCTCTTTCTGCGGATCGCCAAGGAGCGCCGCCAGGGCCTTCATCCTGTCGAGCCTGAACGACTTCTTATAGTCGTAGTCGTCCGCCCGTTCGTAGTTCATGAGCGAGTCGAAATATGTGAGAGCTTCGGGGTAGGTCATCGCGTCGTCGTTCGTCGTTCGTAATTAGCCATTCGTTTACGAAATACGAACGACGAAAAACGAACGACGTTTTTTAATGTTTGAAGTGCCTTATGCCCGTAAAGACCATCGCTATGCCGAGACGGTCTGCCGCCTTTATCACCTCCGGGTCCCTGATGGAACCGCCCGGCTGTATGATGGCCTTGACGCCGGCCCTGGCGGCCTGCTCGATACCGTCCTCTTTCGGAAAGAAGGCGTCGCTGGCAAGGGTAGATCCCCTGGCGCGAGTGCCTGCCTTCTGTGACGCTATCGTAACGGAATCGACCCTCGACATCTGGCCGGCGCCCACGCCCACCGTCCTGGTCCCGACAGACAATACGATGGCATTCGACTTCACGTGCTTTGCGACGACCCAGCCGAAGAGGAGCGACTTCATCTCCTCTGCGGAAGGCCTGGCCTTTGTGACCACCTTTAGCTCGGATTCGCGTAAAGCGGCTATGTCACGGTCCTGGAGCAGGATGCCCCCGACCACCTTCTTCATATCGACATCCGGTCTTGCCGGAACGGAACCGAAACCCCTTACTTCCAGGAGGCGCAGGTTCTTCTTCGCCTTAAGCGCCTCGAGCGCCCTGGCGTCGTAGGAAGGGGCTATTATACACTCGACGAAATCGGCCTCCTTAAGGATCGTACCGGCAAGCTCCTCGTCGACCGCCCCGTTAAATCCCACTATGCTCCCGAAAGCGCTGAGCCGGTCGCAATCGAGCGCATCGAGATAGGCCTGCGACAGGGTCCTGGCGGTGGCCGTGCCGCAGGGGTTGGTGTGCTTTATTATGGTGGCGGCGGGCTCTTTGAACTCTTTCACGATCTCTAGGGCCGCGTTCAGATCGATTATATTATTGAATGATAACTCTTTCCCGTGAAGCTGGACGGCGTTCGAGACGCTCGGCTCGAGCACCGACCCGTCCCCGTAGAACGCCGCCTTCTGGTGCGGGTTCTCCCCGTACCTCAGGTCCTGTATCTTCTTATACTTAAGATCCATGATGCCGGGGAATCTTTCCTCCAAACTCCCAACTCCCGGCTCCAAACTATTCGGCCCTTTACCCTTCAGATACCCGTATATCGCCGCATCATACGTCGA contains the following coding sequences:
- a CDS encoding acetyl-CoA carboxylase carboxyltransferase subunit alpha, which encodes MAMPGLDFEKPIVELERKIDELKGFTAREDLDITGEVKRLEEKLASIKKDIYDNLTPWQRVQLARHPKRPYTLDYIEMMMTDFMEIHGDRHFADDKAIVCGLARVDGEKVVVIGHQKGRDTKENLERNFGCANPEGYRKAMRVMNIAEKFSLPVVVFIDTPGAYPGIGAEERGQAEAIAYNLREMTTLKTPVVVFVIGEGGSGGALGIGIGDKVYVLENAYYSVISPEGCAAILWKERSKSPEAAASLKLTAKDLLEMKIIDGIIKEPLGGAHRGPQETADNIKSTIKKDLAVLGHISKEKLLDMRYDKFRSIGVFKE
- a CDS encoding L,D-transpeptidase family protein — its product is MPKKMMVIGGVVIVTIVVLFLSLRIASCARRDKPAAIVPVTGESPGPAKAVATQSDTDSAIARLEEIVSRNPDSKEAESALFEEAAIYESRRDTLKAKELYQKIMEKFPNSGNITKVQESLDNLNIRILFSPLVTEDSFLYEVQKGDTLTKLARRFGTTVELIATSNGIRDNTIRIGKRLKVTKLKFSIVVDKSQNILTLKADGNVMKTYGVSTGKDFSTPTGTFTITNKIVSPTWYTTGAVIPADDPKNILGSRWLGISKPGYGIHGTTEPQSIGKQVTAGCVRLKNSDVEELYTIVPAGTEVLIID
- a CDS encoding divergent PAP2 family protein → MIDMVEIGRNYVFWTCVVAWITAQCIKVVLGIIREKKFNFRWFVGTGGMPSAHAAGASALATSIGTTYGFDSAIFAIALTFAIVVLFDAQGVRHSAGRQAEILNKMLDDIYWKKRMDETKLKEFIGHTPVEVWAGMFLGVFVSLLLYK
- the folE gene encoding GTP cyclohydrolase I FolE yields the protein MMDKKRIEKAVREILIAVGEDPKRPDIRNTPARVAEMYEEILGGSGADPEKELEVVFEKDHDEIILLKDIPLYSICEHHLLPFFGRAHVAYIPKDNRVTGLSKLARVVDIFSKRLQVQERLTTDIAETIMRKLKPKGVFVVIEAEHLCMSMRGVKKPGVLTVTSAVRGIFRKNEKTRAETLSLIRG
- the mnmE gene encoding tRNA uridine-5-carboxymethylaminomethyl(34) synthesis GTPase MnmE, whose product is MRPGSMDDTIAAISTPIGEGGIAIVRLSGPAALKIAGKIFVPKDGKRPSAFRTYTVHYGHVVGATVHGPRSTATKNRKSKIVDEVLLTVMRAPKSYTKEDVVEINCHGGIQAAKNVLELTVRCGARVAQPGEFTKRAFMNGRIDLVQAEAVLDVIRAKTERSVRAAMGQLEGGLSERVNGIRDAMVDVASHIEVSIDFPDEEARIAREGGLIKKAEGIVRELKELSATFDEGAILREGVLAVICGKPNVGKSSLMNLLLKRDRVIVTPEPGTTRDAVEEMINLKGIPIRLADTAGITETGDAAEREGVRRSRRYMEAADIALLVLDGSGRIDGKDMDVICALGGKKKIVVINKTDLARKISASRISRLFKGDRTIEISVEKRKNIKELEGLIAEAVWHGGFVQGEGAMVTNARHKELLDKALDRMLSVCKGLRARQGPELVAIDLKEAVFSTGLIVGSSVSDEVLDRIFEQFCIGK
- a CDS encoding folylpolyglutamate synthase/dihydrofolate synthase family protein, with translation MTYPEALTYFDSLMNYERADDYDYKKSFRLDRMKALAALLGDPQKETKAIHIAGTKGKGSTAAFIHSILKAHGFKAGLYTSPHLVSFRERIRVNDELISEGDVAGILGVIKAAVDKMGDDIPSFFEVYTMLAYIYFKEKKADIAVYETGLGGRLDATNIIEPLVLAITPISYEHTQKLGSTLREIAFEKAGIIKDGSLCVSGPQEPEALKVIDEVCREKRAKLFLAGRDLTFRERETDHEKQRFDVSGLFNEYPGLESSLLGPHQVVNAAVAIGVIEALKLRGISVAGEAVIDGVRTARWEGRFEIAGRSPFIVLDGAQNRASAHALARAVKKIFTYGELILVLGVCKDKDIRGILEELLPLSGLVILTKSKVTERALDPSVMKGIMDSERNMRAPGRRDILLTGNVRDALREARLRAKKESLILVTGSLFVVGEARELLIAQPSAPAEGKHYAPR
- the purH gene encoding bifunctional phosphoribosylaminoimidazolecarboxamide formyltransferase/IMP cyclohydrolase encodes the protein MKIKRALISVSDKTGLEDLARVLDRFGVEILSTGGTAKAMRSLGIQVKDVSEHTGFPEMLDGRVKTLHPKIHGGLLALRGSKEHMETVKKHGIGLIDMVVVNLYPFEKTVAKPGVKLEEAIENIDIGGPSMLRSAAKNHASVCVVCDTADYKRVIDEMEKSGGSVSDELLRELGIKVFERTSTYDAAIYGYLKGKGPNSLEPGVGSLEERFPGIMDLKYKKIQDLRYGENPHQKAAFYGDGSVLEPSVSNAVQLHGKELSFNNIIDLNAALEIVKEFKEPAATIIKHTNPCGTATARTLSQAYLDALDCDRLSAFGSIVGFNGAVDEELAGTILKEADFVECIIAPSYDARALEALKAKKNLRLLEVRGFGSVPARPDVDMKKVVGGILLQDRDIAALRESELKVVTKARPSAEEMKSLLFGWVVAKHVKSNAIVLSVGTRTVGVGAGQMSRVDSVTIASQKAGTRARGSTLASDAFFPKEDGIEQAARAGVKAIIQPGGSIRDPEVIKAADRLGIAMVFTGIRHFKH